A stretch of the Solanum dulcamara chromosome 6, daSolDulc1.2, whole genome shotgun sequence genome encodes the following:
- the LOC129893285 gene encoding 40S ribosomal protein S3-2-like, which yields MAKPGIQMSKKRKFVADGVFFAELNEVLTRELAEDGYSGVEVRVTPMRTEIIIRATRTQNVLGDKGRRIRELTSVVQKRFNFDENTVELYAEKVNNRGLCAIAQAESLRYKLLGGLAVRRACYGVLRFIMESGAKGCEVIVSGKLRAQRAKSMKFKDGYMISSGQPVKEYIDSAVRHVLLRQGVLGIKVKIMLDWDPKGKQGPTTPLPDLVTIHPPKEEEEYIRLPVAAPVEIEPPVVV from the exons ATGGCGAAGCCGGGAATTCAGATGAGCAAAAAGAGAAAg TTTGTGGCAGATGGCGTGTTCTTTGCCGAGCTGAACGAAGTGTTGACACGTGAATTGGCTGAAGATGGATATTCTGGAGTGGAGGTTAGAGTTACTCCAATGAGGACTGAAATCATCATTAGAGCCACTCGTACTCAGAATGTTCTCG GTGACAAGGGAAGGAGGATTAGGGAGTTGACATCAGTTGTCCAGAAGAGATTCAATTTTGATGAGAACACTGTGGAGCTGTATGCTGAAAAGGTTAacaacagagggctttgtgccATTGCTCAGGCTGAGTCACTTCGATACAAGCTCCTTGGTGGTCTTGCTGTCAGGAG GGCATGCTATGGTGTTTTGAGATTTATCATGGAAAGTGGAGCCAAGGGATGTGAG GTGATCGTAAGTGGAAAATTGAGAGCTCAACGTGCCAAGTCCATGAAGTTCAAAGATGGTTACATGATTTCTTCTGGTCAGCCTGTGAAAGAGTATATTGACTCTGCTGTAAGACATGTTCTCTTGAGACAG GGAGTACTTGGCATCAAGGTCAAGATCATGCTTGATTGGGATCCCAAAGGAAAGCAAGGTCCTACAACACCTCTTCCAGATCTTGTCACAATCCATCCTCCCAAGGAGGAAGAGGAATACATCAGGCTGCCCGTGGCAGCACCAGTTGAAATTGAGCCTCCGGTTGTTGTGTAG